A section of the Tenrec ecaudatus isolate mTenEca1 chromosome 10, mTenEca1.hap1, whole genome shotgun sequence genome encodes:
- the WIPF2 gene encoding WAS/WASL-interacting protein family member 2 — MPIPPPPPPPPGPPPPPTFTQANTVQPKLSRDEQRGRGALLQDICKGTKLKKVANTNDRSAPILEKPKGSSGGHVSGATALQPKGALFHGGVPKLRPVGAKDLSENLAGKPALQVPSSRAVAPRPPGSAASGRPQDDTDSSRASLPELPRMQRPSLPDLSRPNSTNSPGMKHSSSAPPPPPPGRRANAPPTPLPMHSGKTPAYNREKPLPPTPGQRLHPGREGPPAPPPVKPPPSPVNIRTGPSGHSLAPPPPPYRQPPGVPNGPSSPTNESAPELPQRHNSLHRKTPGPVRGLAPPPPTSASPSLQSSRPPPPAREPPSRGAAPPPPPPMIRNGARDAPPPPPPYRMHGSEPLNRGKPPPPPSRTPAGPPPPPPPPLRNGHRDSISTVRSFLDDFESKYSFHPVEDFPAPEEYRHFQRTYPSKTHRAARGAPPLPPILR; from the exons ATGCcaattcctcctcccccaccacccccacctggtcctcctccacctcccactTTTACTCAG GCAAACACAGTGCAGCCCAAGCTAAGCAGAGATGAGCAGCGGGGCAGAGGTGCCCTCTTACAGGACATCTGCAAAGGGACCAAGCTGAAGAAGGTGGCCAACACTAATGACCGGAGTGCTCCCATCCTGGAGA AGCCCAAAGGGAGCAGTGGTGGTCATGTCTCTGGAGCAACTGCCCTGCAGCCCAAGGGAGCGCTCTTCCACGGAGGAGTGCCGAAACTCAGACCAGTCGGAGCCAAGGACCTCTCAG AGAACCTAGCTGGTAAGCCAGCACTGCAAGTCCCCAGTTCCCGAGCGGTGGCCCCCAGGCCTCCAGGGTCTGCAGCCAGCGGCCGCCCTCAAGACGACACAGACAGCAGCCGAGCCTCACTCCCAGAACTGCCCAGGATGCAGAGACCCTCCTTGCCGGACCTCTCTCGGCCTAATTCCACCAACAGTCCTGGCATGAAGCACAGCTCCTCTGCCCCTCCTCCGCCACCTCCAGGGCGGCGTGCCAACGCACCCCCCACACCTCTGCCTATGCACAGCGGTAAAACCCCTGCCTACAATAGAGAGAAACCTTTGCCGCCGACACCTGGACAGAGGCTTCACCCCGGCCGAGAGGGACCTCCTGCTCCACCCCCAGTCAAACCACCTCCCTCCCCTGTGAATATCAGAACAGGACCAAGTGGCCACTCTctggccccccctccaccaccttaCCGCCAGCCTCCTGGGGTCCCCAATGGACCCTCCAGTCCCACGAATGAGTCAGCCCCTGAGCTGCCACAGAGACACAATTCTTTGCATAGGAAGACTCCAGGGCCCGTCCGAGGTCTAGCGCCTCCTCCGCCCACCTCAGCCTCCCCCTCTCTACAGAGCAGTAGGCCACCTCCCCCAGCCCGAGAGCCTCCCAGTCGAGGAGCAG ctcctccacccccaccacctatGATTCGCAATGGTGCCAGGGatgccccacctccccccccaccaTACCGTATGCATGGCTCAGAGCCCCTGAATCGAGGAAAACCTCCACCTCCGCCCTCAAGGACGCCAGCTGGGCcacctccccctcctccaccccccctgAGGAATGGCCACAGAGATTCTATCAGCACTGTCCGATCTTTCTTGG ATGACTTTGAGTCCAAGTATTCCTTCCATCCCGTAGAAGATTTCCCTGCTCCAGAGGAATACAGACACTTTCAGAGAACCTATCCCAGCAAAACCCACCGAG CTGCCCGTGGAGCACCACCTCTGCCGCCCATTCTCAGGTGA